From the genome of Rhizobium binae, one region includes:
- the ald gene encoding alanine dehydrogenase, whose product MRVGCPKEIKNHEYRVGLTPASVREYVAHGHEVWVETKAGAGIGADDAAYAAAGAKIAASAKDIFEKCDMIVKVKEPQPSEWAQLRDGQLLYTYLHLAPDPEQTKGLIASGVTAIAYETVTDERGGLPLLAPMSEVAGRLSIQAGATALQKANGGLGVLLGGVPGVLPAKVAVIGGGVVGLHAARMAAGLGADVSILDKSLPRLRQLDDIFAGRVHTRYSSIQALEEEVFSADLIIGAVLIPGAAAPKLVTREMLSGMKRGSVIVDVAIDQGGCFETSHATTHSDPTYEVDGVVHYCVANMPGAVPVTSAHALNNATLVHGLALADRGLRAIAEDKHLRNGLNVHKGRITSKPVAEALGYEAFAPESVLNVA is encoded by the coding sequence ATGCGTGTCGGTTGCCCGAAGGAAATCAAGAACCATGAGTATCGTGTCGGCCTGACGCCGGCTTCGGTGCGCGAATACGTCGCCCATGGCCACGAGGTCTGGGTCGAGACGAAAGCCGGCGCCGGCATCGGCGCCGATGACGCCGCCTACGCCGCGGCTGGCGCGAAAATCGCCGCCTCCGCCAAGGACATCTTCGAAAAGTGCGACATGATCGTCAAGGTGAAGGAGCCGCAGCCCTCCGAATGGGCGCAGCTGCGTGACGGTCAGCTTCTCTACACCTATCTGCATCTGGCGCCCGACCCCGAACAGACCAAGGGTCTGATCGCCTCCGGCGTCACCGCGATCGCCTATGAGACGGTGACCGACGAACGCGGCGGCTTGCCGCTGCTGGCGCCGATGTCAGAGGTGGCAGGACGCCTGTCGATTCAGGCGGGAGCGACCGCGCTGCAGAAGGCCAATGGCGGTCTCGGCGTCCTGCTCGGCGGCGTACCCGGTGTGCTGCCGGCCAAGGTGGCGGTGATCGGCGGCGGCGTTGTCGGCCTGCATGCCGCCAGGATGGCCGCCGGCCTCGGCGCCGATGTCAGCATTCTCGACAAGTCGCTGCCGCGCCTTCGCCAGCTCGACGACATTTTTGCGGGCCGTGTGCACACGCGTTATTCCAGCATCCAGGCGTTGGAGGAGGAAGTCTTTTCGGCCGACCTCATCATCGGCGCCGTGCTCATCCCCGGGGCGGCTGCCCCGAAGCTCGTCACGCGCGAAATGCTGTCCGGCATGAAAAGGGGCTCCGTCATCGTCGACGTCGCCATCGACCAGGGCGGTTGCTTCGAGACCTCGCATGCGACGACTCATTCCGATCCGACCTACGAAGTCGACGGCGTGGTGCATTACTGCGTCGCCAACATGCCGGGCGCTGTGCCCGTCACCTCCGCGCACGCGCTGAACAACGCAACGCTGGTCCATGGCCTGGCGCTCGCCGACCGCGGCCTGCGCGCCATTGCCGAAGACAAGCACCTGAGAAACGGTCTCAATGTGCATAAGGGCCGCATCACCAGCAAGCCGGTCGCCGAAGCCCTCGGCTACGAAGCCTTCGCGCCGGAGAGCGTATTGAACGTAGCGTAA
- a CDS encoding DUF1203 domain-containing protein yields the protein MTTIRFAAMPTADARALWNGGRDAYDNLPETMISDGDGNPCRHCLQNIEEGEEMLVFAYRPFPELQPYAETGPIFLHKQPCARYAADEILPPVLTTSRDFIVRGYGENNRIIYGTGAVTAIADIPAYAETLLARPEIAYVHVRSARNNCFQCRIDKIRTPALTKTDALT from the coding sequence ATGACCACCATTCGTTTTGCCGCGATGCCGACTGCCGATGCTAGAGCCCTCTGGAACGGCGGCAGAGACGCCTATGACAACCTGCCGGAGACGATGATATCAGACGGTGACGGCAACCCTTGCCGCCATTGCCTGCAGAATATCGAAGAGGGCGAGGAGATGCTGGTCTTTGCCTACCGGCCCTTCCCGGAGCTGCAGCCTTATGCCGAAACCGGACCGATTTTCCTGCATAAGCAACCCTGCGCACGTTACGCCGCGGATGAAATCCTGCCGCCGGTGCTGACGACCAGCCGCGATTTCATCGTGCGCGGCTACGGCGAAAACAACCGCATCATCTACGGCACCGGCGCGGTGACCGCTATCGCCGATATTCCCGCCTATGCCGAGACATTGCTGGCGCGGCCCGAGATTGCCTATGTGCATGTGCGCTCGGCCCGCAACAACTGCTTCCAATGCCGAATCGACAAGATAAGGACGCCGGCCCTGACAAAGACCGACGCCCTCACCTAA
- a CDS encoding GNAT family N-acetyltransferase, producing the protein MGKTPASLKAHITRLEMTAAPKASMPVPVNIQTAIMRAPGIPLPFYRYLYRQVGARWQWVDRLRMSDEQLAATLNDKRNNISVLYVNGAPAGFYEYFCEDEDTIELSHFGLIEHALGLGIGKWFLLQALYAIWSLNPKRVTTTTNNLDHPRALQLYQMYGFSPVSTGTGIVRPLSDKELLELVRKA; encoded by the coding sequence ATGGGAAAGACACCCGCTTCGCTGAAAGCTCACATTACCCGGCTGGAAATGACGGCAGCGCCGAAGGCCAGCATGCCGGTGCCGGTCAATATCCAGACGGCGATCATGCGCGCGCCCGGCATACCGCTGCCCTTCTACCGCTATCTCTACCGGCAGGTGGGCGCGCGCTGGCAATGGGTAGACCGGCTGCGCATGAGCGACGAGCAACTTGCCGCGACACTGAACGACAAGCGCAACAATATCAGCGTCCTCTATGTGAACGGCGCCCCGGCCGGCTTCTATGAATATTTCTGCGAGGATGAGGATACGATCGAACTCAGCCATTTCGGCCTGATCGAACATGCGCTCGGCCTCGGCATCGGCAAGTGGTTCCTGCTGCAGGCACTCTATGCCATCTGGTCGCTCAATCCGAAGCGGGTCACCACCACCACCAACAATCTCGACCATCCGCGCGCATTGCAGCTCTATCAGATGTACGGTTTCTCCCCGGTTTCGACCGGCACCGGAATCGTTCGGCCGCTCAGCGACAAGGAACTGCTGGAGCTTGTCCGGAAAGCTTGA